TCACTATGCATActacatttaatttatttttattaaaagaaaattgaatcAATTCCGGTGCACACACTAACTGGATTTTAACATTTGATAATCCAATATGAACTTTCTTTTAGGCAAACAGTGGGAGCTTTTTGAATGAATTGAAACAAGAGAAGTGTATGCGAAGAATTTTTAGGATTTCAAATTATAGGCTAAGTTATAGCATAGTGCCTAAAGTTTAacaaaatttacattttaatccttatttttttaataataaacaattcggttcttgaatttaatttattttgttaataaaataatcactttttaaaatttattgttagtCAATCgttaattgaaaatttcaatCCAATTAAGTGGactaaattgttataaatatttaaattaagaattaaaggaacttaattgttataaaaattaaaatttgaaggactaattttacaactataataataatatttttttatgagtgaaattattattattattattattattattatgtatctTATATTCGCGATATGATGATTTATTGATTAGAGGCATTACATGTGTTAGAATTAGCTGATCTAAAAAACTTGGAAACCTTGGACTTAAGTTACAATGAATTGGAGAGCCTCTCAATGGAAGGTAATTTCACTTCACATCTCATGTCTTTTCAATTTCATTACCTAGATCTCCTGTCTTTCAGGCAAACTAAATCAAGGTGGCCTTAGCCTTTCTTTTGCTTATGCCAATTGATGGAAATGTCAAAAAATCATCAACTGTAAAGTGATTAGCTATTTAAATGCAGGTTTTGAAAGGTTATCAAGTTTGAAAAGGCTAAAATTTTTAGATCTTAGCTATAATGTCTTGAACGGCAGTGCCATGTCAGCCCTAAGCAATTTTGTATCACTTAAGACATTGATTCTTAACTGCAATGGAATGGTTGGTCAATTGCCTCCTAGCACAGTTATGACATTAATCCATTCTGAACGACACCGTTTTAATTGATTTGATCTCTAATCTATACTTTTTGCACAATCACATGGCTCAGAATTAGCTAATATGAAACACTTGGAAACGTTGGATATTCCTTGGAAGGGTCAGAAGGTAATTTCGTATAACCCTACCCATAAAACAATGTACTAAAAAGCCTCTTGGTTATTAATGTTGAAAAGGTGATTCCAACATTTTCATAGGCATTTTTCTTATTGTAGGATTATGTGGATTGAAAAGACTCACTGAGTTGGAtctcaaaaataataaattctcagGCCCACTTCCTCAATGTCTTGGAAACATAAGCAACCTCCAGTATCTTGATCTCTCATCAAATCAGTTCACTGGCAACATGGAATCCATCCTTTCTAAACTTACGTCCCTCGAGTGTTTAGTTCTCTCTGGAAATAACTTTGAAGGCTTATTCTCATTTAGTGCTTTGGCTAACCACTCCAAGCTTGAGATATTTGAACTTTCTTCAGGAAGTAGTAAGCTTGAAGTGGACACACAGAATCCTACATGGTTTCCTACGTTTCAACTGAAGCTGTTTCACTTGTCAAACTGCCACTTAAATGTCCAAACTAGAACAGTTCCtagttttcttctctatcagCATGACATGAACTTCATTGATCTCTCTCATAATAAGCTGACTGGAGCATTCCCCAGTTGGATCTTGCAGAATAACTCAAAGTTACAAGTTATGAATTTGATGAACAACTCATTCGCAGGATCATTTCAGCTGCCAAATTTCAATCATCGAGATTTGGTTAAGTTAGAAATTTCAAGCAACAACATCACAGGTCAACTCCCTAAGGAATTTGGTTTGGTTCTCTCAAATCTATGCTATATAAACATGTCAAGGAATAGTTTTCATGGAAACGTTCCATCTTCAGTTGGTGAGATAAGACAACTACGTTACATGGATTTGTCCTATAATAATTTCTCAGGAGTGTTGCCTGGAAGTATACTTGGGAATGGTACCGATTTGTATTATTTGTATCTATCAAACAACAACTTCAATGCCATAGGAGGAGAGTCGTCGAGCATCAGAGCCGAACTATTTGTTTTGGACATGTCAAATAACAAACTATCAGATACAATTCCACTACAGCTATGTAATATGGTAAGTCTTAGAATTTTAGACCTGTCAGAAAATAGGTTGCATGGGTCTCTGCCTTCTTGTTTCAATTCTCCATGGCTGCAATTTCTATTTCTACAAAAGAATAGTCTAAGTGGCTCCATCCCGTACGTGCTTTCCACAAGTCCTAGCTTAGTGGCACTTGACCTGAGGGATAACAAGTTTACTGGGAACATTCCAACTTGGATCGATCAGCTTTCAGAATTGCGTGTGCTTTCATTGGGAGGGAATCCATTAGGAGGTCATCTTCCTGAGCAGCTCTGTGAATTGAGAAATGTGAGCATATTGGATCTTTCACGTAACTTGCTTTCTGGTTCCATACCTTCATGCTTTAATAATATCTCATTTGGGAATGTGAGAGAACATAATAATTTTGAGTACACACCTAAAAGCTTGGGGGACTTCTTGCCTTTTACCTCTTATTATTCTCTATACGATGGCACTCTTGAATTTGAGGTGGAAGAGTTGTTTCATATGTCTTCTTCAAAAGAAGTAGAAGTGGAATTTGCAATGAAGTATAAATACAATCCCTACAAGGGTGACATCGTCAACTTACTGGCAGGTATTGATTTATCATGCAACGAGTTAAATGGGAGTATCCCTTCAGAATTTGGAGACCTCCATGAAATTCTATCGTTGAACTTGTCTCAAAATCACCTATCAGGGTATATTCCAATCAGTTTTTCAAATTTAGAGAGCTTGGAAAGCTTGGATCTTAGCTTCAACAAGTTGAGCGGTGAAATCCCCAGCCAACTAGTTGCCCTGAGTTTTTTGGAAACTTTTAATGTTTCATACAACAATTTGTCAGGTAGAATCCCTGATGAAGGCCAATTTGGGACCTTCGATGAAAGCAGTTACAGAGGTAACCCTGGTCTTTGTGGACCAATAGTTAACAGGGGCTGTGATGCTGCTGAAGTTCCACCAACGCCGCCATCAAATgataaggaagaagaagaagaagaaggtggtGTTGACATGGCGTGGTTTAACTGGAGTTTCAATGCATCATATGTCACAATCATATTCGTGTTGATGGTAACCCTCAGAATCAACAGAGAATGGCGCATGTTATGGTTTTATTGGGTTGATGtttgtatttattatatttccATTCAGCTTTTTGGAACTGATCGTCTATGCTTGTAGGCTGATGCTTGTGGAGGATTACACTATGCTATAAGGGCCAAAATTTTCTCAGCATTAGGCATTGGCCTTTCTTTATCACCAACTCTTGTGATAAATCAATTTTCCATTATGTTTTGAATGCCATAAACAGGTGAGtcaatgattttaattttaagtgaatttttttttcttttttcttttcttgctagaaattaaatatatatccaTCTAATAAAATAGTTCATCtgatttatttgatattatagTTAGAGTTGtgaataagaaaaatatttttttaaatatattagttacgaaataataaaatttatttaaaattaaatagtaaaataattaatgataaaattaaaaaaaaattaattaataaatcttttaaatggtaaaatatatttgaacGTGTATCCATAAGTTTAATATGGtgataaacatttaaaaaaatatttgcatatatttttttaaaattgaaaaatatttttttaaatatattagttataaaataataaaaattatttaaaattaaatagtaaaataattaatgataaaattaacaaaacaattaattagtaaatcttTTAAGATGTCAAATACAGCTGAATGTGTACCCATAAGTTTAATATGGtgataaacatttaaaaaatgtttgcatatatatttttaaaattgaaaatattaatgAGTGAGTtgtaagtaaaaaaaataaaattttaaatatattagttaggaaataataaaatttatttaaaattaaatagtaaaataactgCTGGCAAAATAACGGAAATATTAACtgataaattttttgaaatgtcAAAGTGTGTTTGAATGTACAATGCTATCACTTAgtctaatataatatttttagttaTAGATTTGGTTATAATTACTTTTGATctaatatagtatttttttaatataatattatttttataataaaaatattattttttataattgaaaatatcaatattttaattaacttaaaaattaaaaaaattacataaaattagtaaaaagttttaaaattacaaaaattaattttattattaaaaattaattttttattattaaaaaataatattacgtTAGATCCGTATTTATTTAATCCCTTAGTAAAAGTTTAGaggtttaattgataaaaaatataaaaatttaattaaacttattttcaaataaaatttatagaaatttttAAGTAGCGAAAAAAAACAGTAAGCTGCAAACATATTATTGATGATGTGGAGACGGACGTTAAACAACTTGTAAAAAATGTTTGCCAACTTGGATAGTGGGTAATCATTTATCCTAACTGAAAGGTtgacaaaataaagaataacaaaagataaagagTGAGAAAAGAAGAGAGATGAAATTTATAAGAGGTTTTTTTATTAGAtgacaaaataaatattaaaaaagttaaaaaatttagtatttattatatattattaatattcagatttcattcaaaaaaactatatttttataaaaataaaatttattaaattttaatagtggTGGGTAGCAATATCAGATGGGGCAGTAAAGAAGTAGAATTAATATTCTtaagatattattatttttaataaataatggaAAGATGGAAATTATTATTCTTAGGATATTATAATCTCCCATgccaattttcaattttattttagaaagaTTCTGGCATTTATTGAGCgtacatttaataaaaaaaaaggcaaattttaatatgatccaCTTATAACCCACGAGTTAACTTTAAATTctgtttttataataaaatgggTTTATAATAACTCaactgattaaaaaaataattaaaattttaaatatatcagtatttaatttaaattaaaaaattaatcaactgaattaatttaaaattttagtccataatttttattattatttatttaaatttttaattttaaaaattttaattatttttaaacaatttaaaaaaaataaatattagtgataaaaatatattatttttttatgatataaaaatattagattataattaaaattgaaattttttaattaaattttaaaatattaaaaataaaattaaaaaaaagtatattaaaaatttcatttatcaaactgaactgaatcaaattaaattaatttaattcaatttgatttttataaatattaaaattttaatttttaatttattcaattcaaattaaaactattaaataagTACCGGTATTTAAAAGTACatatatctttaaaaaaataaatatatttattcgattcaaattaaatttatcaaataataaCCGCTATCTAAAAATGTATACacctttgaaaaataaatacacatatataaaaaataattttttatatcaaatttatatgaatttatggtacaaagtaataatatttatactaaatataaataaaaactattcatattaattattagagtggattctatttaatatatatatatatatatatacaacatagggacaaaaaattatttaagcattattttgaaaaaacaaaATCTTTAGATATTAAATTGCTAATTTTGCTAATTTCAAAatgattattattaatttccttttgttttttcttgTTGCGTGAACTTTTGCATTTGCTTTCGGGGAAAGCATTAGAGATGCTGAGAAACAAAAAGTATATATAACCATACAGACGACAAAGGGTAGGGGaaaatattcaaattatattatttttcttatctaattttattttatataatattcaaatattattttatatcaatGATAAATAAAACAATTTTATACTTGTAAATAATAGAAAGATAATTACTAAACTATTTCTATTATTTTGactcatattattttaattcactcataataaatttatttaaataaataataatttataaatatttaaaaaatgctAGGACATTTATGGCATGTAAATATAGGAGAATCACGGTTTTAATTTGGTGAATATTTTTAGCTTGCGTTTAGATTTTTagctttaaattgaaatttatgcAAATATTTTATGAGTGTGGAGAATTGttatatatgaaataatattcgctcaaaatatataatgagatactattatataattaaattttatcgtaaaattttaataaattgtaaTACTCGATCGCATAAATCTCacctaaaaaaagaaaatttgagtATTATAATGGATAATATTCAAACTGATAGAAAACGCGCTCTTTCGTGAATCAATCAAATATTCTACAAGACAAGTTATCGTTAGAGAATTGAATCCACTCAATTTCATTATTTCTAAAATTGCAGAAtttcttatttaaataaattaagattaataaaaaataaaaaaaaataaaaaaaacttgggTTAGGAATTGGTAGTTTGATTGAAAGGCTTGGAGTTGGAGACATGAAGAATACATTAATTATTAAAGATTTACATGATTAATAGGATCGATTAAGTAAGATTATGTGATGCAAGCGCAACATTGAAGAGGAAAGAGAGAATAGGAACGAAGACTGAAGAGTCCTAATAAAGcaatcaaagaaagaaaataaatgagtaaAGCAAACAAACTACGAACAATAGCACAGCCAAAAGCACCTGAAACAACGCCTGTCCTCAGGAAAGTCTTTTGCTTTCCCTAATGTCAAACTGCAATTCTTCACGCaaaagtagaagaagaaaaaaaagccagagcaagaaaagggaaaaagaaaattaccaTTGAGGTGGAGATCGAGAAGGAGAGAAACACGCACACGCACAACTCCTTGAAATGTCTGACCACCAGCTGCAGGGGAGTCCTGCTGCTGGTGGCTGCTTGCAGCTGCAGTCTCCCTCGTTTATTGTTTCAATGCCACCCTCTCCCGCTGACCTCGCATGACTCATTATTCAATGCCAGCTCATTCTCCATTTATGTCATCACTTCAGTActcttcaatttcaaatttgatCTCTACtctacaaaaataatttatttctttttagttTTTCAAGCTTTTGATGGCTTGGTTCTGGCCATTATTACTGCACTGCCACCATCAGTCAACTTCTATCTGTTTTTTACTACCACTTGATTAGTGGGAGATTTGGACTTTGAAAGACATGAATTTCTTGGTTGTCATATGAGAAAACCCTTTTGGATTTAGCCTTTCTTTTAATGAGTTGAAGAATAATTAagaacaattcattaattaagcATATTCTTAattagtattaattaattttatgtcaAGGTGGGACCACCAACCATTCCTTGTACTCAAAATATTATAACAGAAAAATCTTGGATTTTGCCGCAAGAATTATTATTAATCTTAAAATAAACATGAGACACCGTTTAACGAAGAAACTCTACAAATAGCCAAAAAAGtctctcttttatttcttcCAGACCAAAGTATCAACCCATTATCTCTCTCATGGCTTCCACTTCAAATAACACCGCCGCCATGCGCCACAGTTCACCCTCCTATGGATCTGACCCGTCGTCGCCGAACACCACCTTCGTACTAGCCGACCCATCCACCTTCCGCACCATTGTTCAAAAACTCACCGGAGCGCCCGATGACCTATCAACCCAAAAGCTCCCTCTCACCGACCACCCAAGTCGACCATCTGCAATTCCAGGCCCTAAAAGACCTGCAGTCAAGCTTCATGAAAGGAGACAGAACGCCAAGAACTTACAAATCAACCTTAACAGCAGCTCCACTATTAACAGCGGCTTCGAGCATCCTCATGATCTCTTGCAGTTCAGACAGCGAGCGGGTTTCATGGTGTCGCCGGTTTCGACTTTGGACTTCTTTGGTGCGCGCACGAGCCCTAGGTCACCCTGCGAGGAGTTTTGTTCCCGTGGGAGTAGTCCCAGAGAGGAGGAAGAGAGAGCCATTGCTGAAAAAGGATTTTATCTGCATCCGAGCCCTTTGAGCACTCCCAGAGGAGCTGAGCCTCCGGAGTTGTTGCCTCTGTTCCCTTTGCGTTCTCCTAGAGACGACAACGGGGATCAAGATGATGATCGTAACTCTTGTTCTTGAATTAGGACTCTACTATTcgagaaaaaagaaattaggACTCTACTACTAATTAATCTAGGACGctagttaattatttaatattattatttgtaaaACGATCCCTTAATTTTGATGGAAATGTTAATTAATGAGGTGcttcaaaaattaataatagattttttttcgtaattttatTCTGAAAGTAAattcaattaaacttttaatagaTTAATTCCTGAATACTTCAATCTCtctttcatttaaattaaattttttttttatctatttttactattaaaaaaataaaatatatttatcatctttttaaaataaataaactgaaaatcttaaattttaatataattaataaattaatttttatattttttaaaatgtatatttatATTTCGCTATGATTAATTTATCTtcgtatattataatttaaatattttactttttttaatttaaaatagcacttaaatttccattaatttttatatatatctcatttaattaatttttaatattttttattttttaatttccattcgtacaaatatttcaatatttataattttaaaaactttaaaaatactTACAAATTTAACcagatgaaaaattataattttaaattgattaaatatcgagatttgaaaatttaattttaaaaatataaaaattaatttattaattacattaaaatttagagattaaagtatagtttatataatataagaTTCTTCACCTACATTAAAAAGGATTTTAAGTATTCATGAGAGTATTCATGCCTGtgttaaataatgaaattatggATGGAATGATATTCAATTTAAACATATTGATTATATAGGGatttaagtgtttaattttagaaatatagagattaatctgttatttatattaaaatataaagattgaagtgtaatttatttattttttaaatcaatgttttaattttatataaggtAAATAAAAGATGAtgcaatataatattaataaaatattatttttataatttttatataaaaaaatttaatattttaattaatataaaaattaaaaaatacatgaaaatagcaaataattttaaaattataaaaatagattttctttttattaaataataatttattattaaaaataatattttactaaatttaaacttatttagctttaaagataaaatttagagac
This sequence is a window from Manihot esculenta cultivar AM560-2 chromosome 4, M.esculenta_v8, whole genome shotgun sequence. Protein-coding genes within it:
- the LOC110612657 gene encoding LOW QUALITY PROTEIN: receptor-like protein 56 (The sequence of the model RefSeq protein was modified relative to this genomic sequence to represent the inferred CDS: inserted 1 base in 1 codon), whose protein sequence is MKKLYFKFSLWAFLVIIFLQMNGSRACLEKERIGLLEFKAFMKSNCEVDDNLDSWVEDGTSDCCDWDRVTCSSTSRRVVDLSLSIGXAKHSSLGITCSLNLSMFYPFEELLSLDFSNNWFNGWIDKAGFDRLSSLKKLKVVDLGENAFNTSSLSSLSCLVSLKILILRGNNMDGRLSFMELADLKNLETLDLSYNELESLSMEGLCGLKRLTELDLKNNKFSGPLPQCLGNISNLQYLDLSSNQFTGNMESILSKLTSLECLVLSGNNFEGLFSFSALANHSKLEIFELSSGSSKLEVDTQNPTWFPTFQLKLFHLSNCHLNVQTRTVPSFLLYQHDMNFIDLSHNKLTGAFPSWILQNNSKLQVMNLMNNSFAGSFQLPNFNHRDLVKLEISSNNITGQLPKEFGLVLSNLCYINMSRNSFHGNVPSSVGEIRQLRYMDLSYNNFSGVLPGSILGNGTDLYYLYLSNNNFNAIGGESSSIRAELFVLDMSNNKLSDTIPLQLCNMVSLRILDLSENRLHGSLPSCFNSPWLQFLFLQKNSLSGSIPYVLSTSPSLVALDLRDNKFTGNIPTWIDQLSELRVLSLGGNPLGGHLPEQLCELRNVSILDLSRNLLSGSIPSCFNNISFGNVREHNNFEYTPKSLGDFLPFTSYYSLYDGTLEFEVEELFHMSSSKEVEVEFAMKYKYNPYKGDIVNLLAGIDLSCNELNGSIPSEFGDLHEILSLNLSQNHLSGYIPISFSNLESLESLDLSFNKLSGEIPSQLVALSFLETFNVSYNNLSGRIPDEGQFGTFDESSYRGNPGLCGPIVNRGCDAAEVPPTPPSNDKEEEEEEGGVDMAWFNWSFNASYVTIIFVLMVTLRINREWRMLWFYWVDVCIYYISIQLFGTDRLCL
- the LOC122723546 gene encoding VQ motif-containing protein 11-like, giving the protein MASTSNNTAAMRHSSPSYGSDPSSPNTTFVLADPSTFRTIVQKLTGAPDDLSTQKLPLTDHPSRPSAIPGPKRPAVKLHERRQNAKNLQINLNSSSTINSGFEHPHDLLQFRQRAGFMVSPVSTLDFFGARTSPRSPCEEFCSRGSSPREEEERAIAEKGFYLHPSPLSTPRGAEPPELLPLFPLRSPRDDNGDQDDDRNSCS